The Vicia villosa cultivar HV-30 ecotype Madison, WI linkage group LG1, Vvil1.0, whole genome shotgun sequence genome includes a region encoding these proteins:
- the LOC131599791 gene encoding subtilisin-like protease SBT2.4 — translation MVKISCIALPPLIIFIILMIFVFMSSGFGFHEEKSIYLVLLEGDGVAFHAASQNENSSIIIRNASKEHEEHLLESHNMLLQSTLESGSYNKLHSFKHIINGFSVHTTPSQAKRLKATPGVKLVEKDRGVKKMTTYTPDFLDLPQGVWAQEGGDKNAGDGVVIGVIDSGINPLHPSFGPQTFSTNISHFSGACETGPHFPPESCNGKIISAKYFSAGAQATPKFNASVDFLSPFDADGHGSHVASIAAGNAGVPVEVNGFCYGQASGMAPRARIAVYKAIYSSVGTMADVVAAIDQAVQDGVDIISLSIGPNGPPQDTITFLSMFDISLLFARKAGVLVVQAAGNNGPSPSSVVSFSPWTVGVAACNTDRRYTSSILLGNGQVIDGIGLSGPSFGNGTILRKLVLAKDAVKTNGTFPWTPEYLEECQHPEALDPTKVFGSVIICNFSEGFVNGTSTVAGIISTAKALGFEGFILTANPSYGDYIAEPIPFSIPGILIPSVADTKIIEKYYEERTKRDEKGTVMEFGAMASKTEGRVASFKGRSPVVSRFSSRGPDIIDANKSLADVLKPDILAPGHQIWAAWSPFSAKQPMLTGHDFALLSGTSMAAPHVAGIAALIKQYNPSWSPSMIASAITTTGTKYDNLGDPMMAEGYKVNTLHPSTPFDFGAGIVNPSRAINPGLVLSSDYQDFISFLCSLPNIDPSTITAATGEPCNNPFDYPSNLNLPSVTISALRGSISVRRTVMNVGNTTETYLGSVLPPNGTSINLNPTWFTISPQATQDLEININVNQPMENFSFGEIVLTGSLDHIVRITLSVVPVSVEQHKL, via the exons ATGGTTAAAATTAGTTGTATAGCTTTACCACCTTTAATCATATTCATAATTTTGATGATCTTTGTTTTTATGAGCTCTGGCTTTGGCTTTCATGAGGAGAAATCTATATACTTGGTCTTATTGGAAGGAGATGGTGTCGCTTTTCATGCAGCGTCACAAAATGAAAATTCATCGATTATCATCAG AAATGCTTCAAAGGAACATGAAGAACACTTATTGGAATCTCACAACATGCTTCTACAAAGCACTTTGGAGAGTGGAAGCTACAACAAACTCCATAGTTTCAAACACATAATCAACGGTTTCTCAGTCCACACAACTCCTTCTCAG GCAAAAAGACTCAAAGCTACACCAGGAGTGAAGTTGGTAGAGAAAGATAGAGGAGTGAAGAAAATGACAACATACACTCCTGATTTTCTTGACTTGCCACAAGGAGTATGGGCACAAGAAGGAGGTGACAAAAATGCAGGTGATGGAGTTGTTATTGGTGTTATTGATAGTGGAATTAATCCACTTCATCCAAGCTTTGGTCCGCAAACTTTCAGTACAAATATCTCTCACTTTTCTGGTGCTTGTGAGACTGGTCCACACTTTCCACCTGAATCTTGTAATGGAAAGATTATTTCAGCTAAATATTTCTCAGCTGGTGCTCAAGCTACTCCTAAATTTAATGCTTCTGTTGATTTTCTTTCACCTTTTGATGCAGATGGACATGGCAG TCATGTTGCATCTATTGCTGCTGGAAATGCTGGTGTTCCTGTTGAAGTGAATGGTTTTTGTTACGGGCAAGCCAGCGGAATGGCACCGCGGGCAAG GATTGCTGTTTATAAGGCTATCTACTCATCAGTGGGAACTATGGCGGATGTTGTTGCAGCTATAGATCAA GCTGTACAAGATGGAGTAGATATCATATCACTCTCTATTGGACCAAATGGACCACCACAAGATACAATAACATTTCTCAGCATGTTTGATATTTCTTTATTATTTGCAAGAAAAGCAGGAGTTTTAGTGGTGCAAGCCGCAGGTAATAATGGTCCATCACCTTCGAGTGTAGTGTCATTCAGCCCATGGACTGTTGGCGTTGCCGCTTGCAACACAGACAGAAGATATACTTCTTCAATCCTTCTTGGAAATGGTCAGGTAATAGACGGCATTGGACTATCAG GACCAAGTTTTGGAAATGGGACGATTCTCCGTAAACTTGTATTAGCTAAGGATGCAGTAAAAACTAATGGAACATTTCCATGGACACCAGAGTACTTAGAAGAGTGTCAGCACCCAGAAGCTTTGGATCCTACTAAAGTGTTTGGAAGTGTCATAATCTGCAATTTCTCTGAAGGATTCGTCAATGGCACCTCAACGGTTGCTGGCATTATCAGCACTGCCAAGGCTCTAGGATTCGAGGGTTTTATTCTGACTGCGAATCCGAGCTATGGCGATTATATTGCAGAGCCAATTCCTTTTTCCATTCCTGGTATCTTGATTCCTTCTGTAGCTGATACCAAG ATTATAGAGAAATATTACGAAGAACGAACAAAGAGGGACGAGAAAGGAACTGTTATGGAATTTGGTGCGATGGCGTCAAAAACGGAAGGAAGGGTTGCCTCTTTCAAAGGGCGATCACCGGTTGTAAGTAGATTTTCATCGAGAGGTCCAGATATCATTGATGCAAACAAAAGTCTTGCTGATGTGCTTAAACCGGATATTCTTGCTCCAGGGCATCAAATATGGGCTGCATGGAGCCCTTTTAGCGCCAAACAACCTATGCTAACAG GACATGATTTTGCATTATTATCTGGTACTAGCATGGCAGCGCCTCACGTGGCTGGAATCGCGGCTCTGATCAAGCAATATAACCCATCATGGAGTCCATCAATGATAGCATCTGCAATCACTACAACCGGCACAAAGTATGACAACCTTGGCGATCCTATGATGGCCGAAGGCTACAAGGTCAACACATTGCATCCATCCACTCCTTTTGATTTCGGAGCGGGCATTGTAAACCCTAGTCGTGCCATTAATCCAGGCTTGGTGCTATCATCAG ATTATCAAGATTTCATCAGCTTCTTGTGCTCTTTGCCAAACATCGATCCGAGTACAATAACAGCAGCAACAGGAGAACCTTGCAACAATCCATTTGACTATCCATCTAATTTAAACCTTCCATCAGTGACAATATCTGCACTAAGAGGATCAATTTCTGTGAGAAGAACTGTGATGAATGTAGGGAACACCACAGAGACATACTTGGGCTCGGTTCTACCTCCTAATGGAACTTCAATTAACTTGAATCCAACTTGGTTTACCATAAGTCCACAAGCAACACAAGATCTGGAAATAAATATCAATGTGAATCAACCTATGGAAAATTTTAGCTTTGGTGAAATTGTTTTGACAGGAAGTTTGGATCACATAGTAAGAATAACTTTGTCGGTTGTGCCGGTTTCGGTAGAGCAACATAAATTGTAA